A region of Polyangiaceae bacterium DNA encodes the following proteins:
- a CDS encoding HdeD family acid-resistance protein, whose amino-acid sequence MDNYQNEIVGALRARWWALLVRGIAAILLGILALVLPGPGLLALVFVWGSYAVIDGVFELAVAAKRGRRGARWGWYFFEGLVSIGAGVLAFVWPGITALVLAMMVGAWALLTGVAEIAAAIGLRKVMSGGGLLVASGILSIVFGLVVFAFPIAGALSMVWLFGICAIAFGALLVALSYRVKHWSQQPQKPATQPSHRVLRVSLEGRL is encoded by the coding sequence ATGGACAACTATCAGAATGAAATCGTCGGTGCGCTGAGGGCTCGCTGGTGGGCACTGCTCGTGCGAGGGATTGCCGCCATCCTGCTCGGGATCCTCGCGCTCGTCCTGCCCGGTCCGGGCTTGCTCGCGCTGGTGTTCGTCTGGGGCTCGTATGCGGTGATCGATGGCGTGTTCGAGCTCGCCGTCGCGGCGAAGCGAGGACGCCGAGGCGCGCGCTGGGGCTGGTACTTCTTCGAAGGGCTCGTCAGCATCGGCGCGGGAGTCCTCGCGTTCGTCTGGCCCGGCATCACGGCGCTCGTCCTGGCCATGATGGTGGGCGCGTGGGCCCTCTTGACCGGTGTCGCCGAGATCGCCGCGGCAATCGGCCTGCGCAAGGTCATGAGCGGGGGAGGGTTGCTGGTCGCGAGTGGGATCTTGTCCATAGTGTTCGGGCTCGTCGTATTCGCGTTTCCGATCGCCGGCGCGCTCTCGATGGTCTGGCTGTTCGGCATCTGCGCCATCGCATTTGGAGCGCTGCTCGTCGCGCTTTCGTATCGCGTGAAGCATTGGAGCCAGCAGCCGCAAAAGCCGGCGACGCAACCTTCGCATCGAGTCTTGCGGGTTTCACTCGAGGGGAGGCTGTGA
- a CDS encoding NADP-dependent oxidoreductase translates to MTLETRAWILKQRPSPEITDQTLVLERRPLAEPGDGEVLVRNLYLSLDPTNRGWMNEEPTYLPPLPLGATMRGLTVGRVERSRSESLAVGELVQGMGGFADYAVAPARAWTKLPPGLDPTQALGVLGHIGLTAYFGLIDVGKAKTGETVLVSAAAGATGSLVCQIAKQLGCRVVGIAGGSQKCQWLVDALGVDAAIDYKNTQNLARAVAAECPNGADVFFDNVGGTILDAALANLAMRGRVVLCGAISQYNRAEVVGPKNYLALLVRRGRMEGFIVLDYLPRALEAIGVLLPWVQQGKLRLRLDVVDGLEHASTSLRRLFSGENQGKLLIKIAD, encoded by the coding sequence ATGACCCTGGAAACCCGTGCCTGGATCCTGAAGCAGCGACCGAGCCCCGAGATCACCGATCAGACGCTCGTGCTCGAGCGCCGGCCGCTCGCGGAGCCCGGTGACGGCGAGGTGCTGGTCCGAAACCTGTACCTCTCTCTCGACCCGACCAACCGCGGCTGGATGAACGAAGAACCCACGTACCTTCCCCCGCTGCCCCTGGGCGCAACCATGCGCGGGCTCACGGTCGGTCGCGTCGAGCGCTCGCGCTCCGAGTCGCTGGCGGTGGGGGAGCTCGTGCAAGGGATGGGCGGCTTTGCCGACTACGCCGTGGCACCGGCGCGTGCCTGGACGAAGCTCCCTCCTGGGCTCGATCCCACCCAGGCCCTGGGCGTCCTCGGCCACATCGGGCTCACCGCGTACTTCGGGCTGATCGACGTCGGCAAGGCGAAGACTGGTGAAACCGTCCTCGTCTCTGCGGCGGCCGGCGCCACCGGCTCGCTAGTGTGCCAGATCGCCAAGCAGCTCGGCTGCCGCGTGGTGGGCATCGCGGGAGGCAGCCAGAAGTGCCAGTGGCTGGTCGATGCGCTCGGAGTCGACGCGGCGATCGACTACAAGAACACCCAGAACCTGGCGCGCGCGGTTGCGGCCGAGTGTCCGAACGGTGCCGACGTGTTCTTCGACAACGTGGGCGGCACGATCCTGGACGCGGCGCTGGCCAACCTCGCCATGCGAGGACGCGTCGTCTTGTGCGGAGCGATCTCTCAGTACAATCGCGCCGAGGTCGTCGGCCCCAAGAACTACCTGGCGCTCCTGGTTCGCCGCGGGAGGATGGAGGGGTTCATCGTGCTCGACTACCTACCACGTGCGCTCGAGGCGATCGGAGTGCTCTTGCCGTGGGTGCAGCAGGGCAAGCTCCGGCTGCGCCTCGACGTGGTCGATGGGCTCGAGCATGCGTCCACTTCCCTGCGCAGGCTTTTCAGCGGCGAGAACCAGGGCAAGCTCCTGATCAAGATCGCGGACTGA